In a genomic window of Sulfurimonas denitrificans DSM 1251:
- a CDS encoding protein-L-isoaspartate(D-aspartate) O-methyltransferase, producing MLALDRITATKTAKLAQDCHKIFSLSQNVRDAIANTSREEFVPAGFKHNAYKLDALPMGSSQWISSPLTVAKMTHYLEAKKDDRVLEIGCGSGYQAAVLSHIFRGVFTIERIEPLILEAKQRFRKLGISNIHTKLDDGQNGWAQYAPYDRILFSATAKEIPSKIFEQLCDGGILVAPMQVGLKQVITRFKKVGNSLQKEELEACDFVPILNGIQK from the coding sequence ATGTTGGCATTGGATAGAATAACTGCAACAAAAACTGCTAAACTAGCGCAGGATTGTCATAAAATTTTCTCTCTAAGTCAAAATGTTAGAGATGCAATAGCAAATACTTCCAGAGAAGAGTTCGTTCCAGCAGGCTTTAAACACAATGCTTACAAATTAGATGCCCTTCCTATGGGCTCCTCGCAGTGGATAAGCTCTCCATTGACAGTTGCAAAAATGACACACTATCTTGAAGCGAAAAAAGATGATAGAGTTTTAGAAATAGGGTGTGGAAGCGGTTATCAAGCGGCAGTTTTATCACATATCTTTCGTGGTGTTTTTACTATAGAGAGAATAGAGCCGCTTATACTTGAGGCAAAACAGAGGTTTAGAAAGTTAGGAATTAGCAATATTCACACAAAACTAGATGATGGACAAAATGGCTGGGCGCAATATGCACCATATGACAGAATCCTATTCTCAGCAACAGCAAAAGAGATTCCCTCAAAAATATTTGAACAGTTATGTGATGGAGGTATTTTGGTAGCTCCTATGCAGGTAGGTTTAAAACAAGTTATAACACGTTTTAAAAAAGTGGGAAACTCTTTGCAAAAAGAGGAGCTTGAAGCTTGTGATTTTGTGCCTATTTTAAATGGAATTCAAAAATGA
- a CDS encoding phospholipase A, whose amino-acid sequence MILRLLVITLLALSLKASVTFDEANLLYARDEYKKAFEAFSLLAKDDADAAYMLAKMYEQGEGCEKSEEKAQEWYKASAHIYYEQAKHSPLRNVQKHQKEIFKTLDRVDNNQTQETLRQFVQSLYNFKAHNANYFLPFSYRYDDNYDEVNGHEAGKVETEFQVSLKYDFAANFFKLREIYSVAYTQKSFWQSYKESAFIRESNYSPEFFVTFPTSSQDDGGFLKGIRVGVAHQSNGRGAEYERSWNYVNASLFFQYDILLCELKLWARLPDATDYNPELIDTIGHGYFRIAVPYKKHLFDMKIMNNFNSKGSIEFNYTHPVSSRDDLFFYMKFFNGYGESLIDYDNHIKKVGIGFSISR is encoded by the coding sequence ATGATTTTACGCCTCCTTGTAATAACTCTCTTAGCACTCTCTTTGAAAGCTTCAGTTACATTTGATGAAGCAAATTTACTCTATGCAAGAGATGAATATAAAAAAGCATTTGAAGCTTTTAGCCTCTTGGCTAAAGATGATGCAGATGCAGCTTACATGTTGGCAAAGATGTATGAGCAAGGAGAGGGGTGCGAAAAGAGTGAAGAGAAAGCTCAAGAGTGGTATAAGGCATCAGCTCATATCTACTACGAACAAGCAAAACATAGCCCCTTAAGAAATGTACAAAAGCATCAAAAAGAGATATTTAAAACATTAGACAGGGTTGATAATAACCAAACGCAAGAGACGCTTAGACAGTTTGTACAATCTCTTTATAATTTTAAAGCTCACAATGCAAACTATTTTTTACCTTTTAGTTATCGTTATGATGATAATTATGATGAGGTAAACGGACATGAAGCAGGTAAAGTTGAGACGGAATTTCAAGTAAGTTTAAAATATGACTTTGCTGCAAATTTTTTCAAACTTCGTGAGATATATTCTGTGGCTTATACACAAAAATCTTTTTGGCAATCTTATAAAGAGTCCGCTTTTATTAGAGAGTCAAATTATAGTCCTGAATTTTTTGTAACTTTTCCTACATCAAGCCAAGATGATGGAGGATTCTTAAAAGGGATAAGAGTTGGAGTGGCACACCAATCTAACGGAAGAGGCGCTGAGTATGAGCGTTCTTGGAACTATGTAAATGCGAGTCTCTTTTTTCAATATGACATACTACTCTGCGAGTTAAAACTTTGGGCGAGGTTACCTGATGCAACAGATTATAATCCAGAGTTGATTGATACCATAGGGCATGGATATTTCAGGATAGCGGTTCCATATAAGAAACATCTATTTGATATGAAAATAATGAATAATTTTAACTCCAAGGGTTCTATAGAATTTAACTATACACACCCTGTATCAAGCAGGGACGATCTCTTTTTTTATATGAAATTTTTTAATGGTTATGGTGAGAGTTTAATTGACTACGATAATCATATTAAAAAAGTAGGAATTGGCTTTAGTATCTCAAGATAG
- a CDS encoding FAD-dependent thymidylate synthase, with translation MQSIYGIKYTKPEVVLIQETGIGVAEAAARTCYDSFENSENRAIQYIEKNMPDSSTCREINGIEESNLLNDLAWTYFHHSILEHANLSFLVRGTSRGVLQEHARHRMQAISVRSTRYTMSSVINAFVASMSSNDRDFFIDKVLSFDMFVTCDKEYNKIEIGAMYDKLFYQSKKVEDFNEIAVATSSLDLLEKFKGTPEALFDALESGKKKRNVGDAFKHIISDNVKVDMVVTFNLRSLKNYFTLRDSGAAYFQIRWLAQEMMRKTPSKYLDLIIKKR, from the coding sequence GTGCAAAGTATTTATGGCATAAAATATACAAAACCAGAAGTAGTTTTAATACAAGAGACAGGCATAGGTGTCGCTGAAGCGGCAGCTAGGACTTGTTATGACTCATTTGAAAATAGTGAAAATAGGGCTATTCAATATATTGAAAAAAATATGCCAGATAGTTCTACATGTAGAGAGATAAATGGTATTGAAGAGTCAAATCTCTTAAATGATTTGGCTTGGACCTATTTTCATCACTCTATTTTAGAACATGCAAATTTGAGTTTTTTGGTAAGAGGAACAAGCAGAGGCGTACTTCAAGAGCATGCCCGTCACCGTATGCAGGCTATTAGTGTAAGAAGTACACGTTATACTATGAGCTCTGTAATAAACGCTTTTGTTGCTTCAATGAGCAGTAATGATAGAGATTTTTTTATAGATAAAGTTTTGAGCTTTGATATGTTTGTTACATGTGATAAAGAGTATAACAAAATCGAAATTGGTGCGATGTATGATAAGCTTTTTTATCAGTCAAAAAAAGTAGAAGATTTCAATGAAATTGCGGTAGCTACAAGCTCATTAGATTTATTAGAAAAGTTTAAAGGTACTCCAGAAGCACTTTTTGATGCACTAGAGAGTGGAAAAAAGAAGCGTAATGTAGGTGATGCTTTTAAGCATATAATAAGCGACAATGTAAAAGTTGATATGGTTGTAACATTTAACCTTAGAAGTTTAAAAAACTATTTCACACTTAGAGATAGTGGCGCTGCTTATTTTCAAATAAGATGGCTCGCACAAGAGATGATGAGAAAAACACCATCAAAATATTTAGATTTAATCATTAAAAAAAGGTAA
- a CDS encoding ribonucleotide-diphosphate reductase subunit beta: MNRKKIYNPESNENVNDRRIFGGNPTGIFELNDIKYQWAYNLWEMMLNNTWFPKEVDMTRDVSDYKQITDVEKASYDKALAQLIFMDSLQTNNIMDNINPYVTSPEINLILVRQAYEEALHSQSYAVMVDTISTNSKEIYELWRRDMMLKGKNDAIARVYEELSKNPTEHNFVKACFANQILEGIYFYSGFAYIYTLARSGKMLGSAQMIRFIQRDEVTHLVLFQNLINSLRKERPDLFNEKLKEEVIEMFKEAVALEVAWGKYITGGQILGLTDAIIEQYIQYLADDRLTSVGFAKLYNVTNPIKWVDDFSKFNDQKTNFFEGTVANYSKGSLTFDDDF; the protein is encoded by the coding sequence ATGAACAGAAAAAAAATATATAATCCAGAATCAAATGAAAATGTAAATGATAGAAGAATTTTTGGCGGTAATCCAACGGGAATATTTGAACTTAATGATATAAAATATCAGTGGGCATATAATCTTTGGGAGATGATGTTAAACAATACATGGTTTCCAAAAGAGGTTGATATGACTCGTGATGTGAGTGATTACAAACAGATTACAGATGTAGAAAAAGCCTCTTACGATAAAGCTCTTGCACAGCTGATATTTATGGATTCTCTCCAAACTAATAATATTATGGATAATATAAATCCATACGTTACATCCCCAGAAATTAACCTTATTTTAGTGCGTCAAGCTTACGAAGAGGCACTACATTCTCAAAGTTATGCGGTAATGGTTGATACTATCTCTACAAACTCTAAAGAGATTTATGAATTATGGCGCCGTGATATGATGCTAAAGGGCAAAAATGATGCGATAGCTAGAGTTTATGAGGAGCTGTCAAAAAACCCTACTGAGCATAACTTTGTAAAAGCTTGTTTTGCAAATCAAATCCTTGAGGGTATATATTTTTATAGTGGATTTGCTTACATCTACACACTCGCTAGAAGTGGAAAAATGTTAGGTTCTGCTCAGATGATAAGATTTATTCAAAGAGATGAAGTAACTCACTTGGTTCTTTTTCAAAATCTTATAAACTCTCTTAGAAAAGAGAGACCAGATTTATTTAATGAAAAGTTAAAAGAAGAAGTTATTGAGATGTTTAAAGAGGCAGTTGCACTTGAAGTTGCATGGGGAAAATATATAACAGGCGGACAGATTTTAGGTCTAACAGACGCCATCATAGAACAATATATCCAATATCTTGCAGATGATAGACTCACTTCAGTAGGATTTGCAAAACTTTATAACGTAACAAACCCTATAAAATGGGTAGATGATTTTTCAAAATTTAATGACCAAAAAACAAATTTCTTTGAGGGAACTGTAGCAAACTACTCAAAGGGAAGTTTAACTTTTGATGATGACTTCTAA
- a CDS encoding PhnA domain-containing protein, with protein MSIEEELKTRSGSKCELCQSSQNLSVFEVAPSDESSEQSIYICATCKEQIENPSMMDETHFNCLNESMWSEVPAVVVISYRLLKLLGREDLVDMIYMEDDVKAWADAGVNSSSNVVVKDSNGVTLNAGDSVVIIKDLEVKGAGFTAKRGTMVKNISIPQDVEGHIEGRVNGTKIYLKTEFLKKA; from the coding sequence ATGAGTATTGAAGAAGAGTTAAAAACTAGAAGTGGATCTAAATGTGAGCTTTGTCAAAGCAGCCAAAATCTTAGCGTTTTTGAAGTTGCACCATCAGATGAAAGCTCAGAGCAGTCAATCTATATTTGCGCTACATGTAAAGAGCAGATAGAGAATCCTAGCATGATGGATGAGACGCACTTTAACTGCTTAAATGAGAGCATGTGGAGTGAAGTACCAGCTGTTGTGGTTATCTCATACAGACTATTAAAGCTTCTTGGTAGAGAAGATTTAGTTGATATGATATATATGGAAGATGATGTAAAAGCTTGGGCAGATGCAGGGGTAAATAGTTCAAGCAACGTAGTTGTAAAGGACTCTAACGGCGTAACTTTAAATGCTGGTGACAGCGTTGTTATCATTAAAGATTTAGAGGTAAAGGGTGCGGGGTTTACTGCAAAAAGAGGCACAATGGTTAAAAATATCTCAATTCCTCAAGATGTTGAAGGGCATATTGAGGGTAGAGTAAATGGAACTAAGATTTATCTAAAAACAGAGTTCCTAAAAAAAGCGTAG
- a CDS encoding carbon-nitrogen hydrolase family protein produces the protein MMTSNNSEYKLSSLLFDTIEGDYHSNLQTLLTLINQAKPKSLIVAPEVCLSGFDYKNYEEAIAFSDIADEALKQASHDKIIILTMLQREDGEVFNFAKIFFNGKIVYKRAKAKLFRFGDEHKYMSEGCVDEVEMVEVDGIKIGILICFELRFKELWKKLEGCDVIVVPSWWGVLRTEHFKVLTRALAIINQCYVVASDSLNVECTKMSGIITPHGGDERNEHRAYFELPYDKKEIQMMRRYMDVGIG, from the coding sequence ATGATGACTTCTAATAATAGCGAGTATAAACTCTCTTCACTGCTCTTTGATACAATAGAGGGTGATTATCATTCTAATTTACAAACGCTTTTAACTCTTATAAATCAAGCAAAACCAAAATCTCTTATAGTTGCACCAGAAGTCTGCTTGAGCGGTTTTGATTATAAAAACTATGAAGAGGCGATAGCGTTTAGCGATATTGCAGATGAGGCACTAAAACAAGCCTCACATGATAAAATCATTATCCTTACAATGCTTCAAAGAGAAGATGGTGAAGTATTTAATTTTGCTAAGATATTTTTTAATGGCAAAATAGTTTATAAGAGAGCAAAGGCAAAACTCTTTCGTTTTGGTGATGAGCATAAGTACATGTCAGAGGGTTGTGTGGATGAGGTTGAGATGGTTGAAGTTGATGGCATAAAAATCGGGATTTTAATCTGTTTTGAACTTAGATTTAAAGAGCTTTGGAAAAAACTTGAGGGGTGTGATGTTATAGTTGTTCCTTCATGGTGGGGTGTTTTAAGAACAGAGCATTTTAAAGTTTTAACTAGAGCACTTGCCATCATAAATCAGTGTTATGTGGTTGCTAGTGATTCATTAAATGTAGAGTGTACAAAAATGAGTGGAATTATAACGCCGCATGGCGGAGATGAGAGAAATGAACATAGAGCCTATTTTGAACTGCCGTATGACAAAAAAGAGATTCAGATGATGAGAAGGTACATGGATGTTGGCATTGGATAG